One window from the genome of Hemitrygon akajei chromosome 4, sHemAka1.3, whole genome shotgun sequence encodes:
- the LOC140726544 gene encoding uncharacterized protein isoform X2, translating into MEASLTCAVCLSMFENPTTLPVCSHNFCKKCILECVTKSFCSGIGLGSSNNIWRNSQLECPLCRKTNFIAEGAVNLPGNTTLAEVVKLFRSQHGASGGSWQERCEELEEGPGPGPGAETPGAGRATCERHPPRSLLLFCKVCKQVACGQCVSEHHRGVFHSVNLIDIIYQEEKLDYFNNLRELRQLSERLKAEVADKPSDMELILEYEKEIVMNKFDEISEKLELKRKQLLEKIEKQIESKKAERKASLARKQTQKDAVEKYLKECEQLVNECNPVNFLKVACDLNERVRGNLAVLLPTLKTQNELACLQPSQFHIEPVLDSISALQLDKGTTELNCASALPTDTGNTTSQIDADGYRFKTPLKMWKQPKDFDKPKFSPKTVFDLLDGQENRHWCLTAKSEYQDMSLEFQNNKKGKGPEAKVWAPCKEMRYKYYQSYRKDWNCFMNESYSGDVNNANPSASSSTSVDRLEKHGIEQHPVKLFSFVHSHKKVKNKCLVSDSNNFKFQLSHDLGTITSKPSISNTAISLSSSSTTKLSAVEVAPSSCDLGAAITKSSVSNSQRLLTTFSSLSTEQKKQEDNSVQSTSVEAAAISNVPTVVKTLPATSFTVSCPATSALCTALPAFDKTDEHQIFISPEFRFGGSTETVCSKSPYIQNATSNSNVNTGLVNATITSGASHTSLLPSSSAIGKATSLFVTTKMENEQALLFPTTSRFNKPSESSSASSTATTLTTVFHNTAACNSSDNKQTSTITSASDSEKVYSVGTAPVFPFAKITEECSSKSSSKSPFSLSTLGPLGDQNKAIPKSFLLGSETERSKSLFTSFPNVQISAKSNTSLGNQNSSSAADLIYARGDASDLFTPAHSKSDVSILNDKQVLSFDEGSVFKCKIPSTVTATSSLLASSSSSLFAGSFKQAQSLTPSNQSTSSSEITSVCSMTHSAGSIPTAFTTCFSQQLSAASEQESTVKLFKMKKKVPIVTEPSKHNNIHLSDSKHEHLPPVVSEQQNIDITSTNVSFEDCKTKNTQAEKWLSCKPVLLQEIKFAGSKCVGFGKELSSAVSQHQTKAATQGVGVGTWKVEVSSLSDVTVSTKQHGNDEDPDPFLQPTNMTPLGDSLGKCLNNIEESRKESPVFSDQIKGVHELHSSENQGHTEVHHSPTTSSDFCAVERKSNTSDKAGLSCSPVTQITSEPLNLSSHGKNFASVPQSIASKSSSFEEANNNTKAEAQTTSSDCPLDTPAGLHNVFTFGAGIGFQFKPGCQLFASGVKESKGDCETGPKPMFPFPPPVNNPPMSITEEDILFSNQAKLYYFERTSLQWKERAFGEIRILQHKTTKLPRLVMWNSSNKCCANHWITSILKLKNPKNSNHNWTWSALDYSEKKVISLDLAIHFKLKETAQMFKEVFESVKDTERPESAQKRCSAENNALANDSKEEGNSLQEGDDNVVVLSEVTPTPEQRALALELHLPPTFFCYKNKPGYQSSDDEDSA; encoded by the exons ATGGAGGCCAGCCTGACCTGTGCAGTGTGCCTATCGATGTTTGAGAACCCCACTACTCTGCCTGTATGCTCGCACAATTTTTGCAAGAAGTGCATCTTGGAGTGTGTCACCAAGTCGTTCTGCTCCGGCATCGGGCTGGGCAGCAGCAACAACATCTGGAGAAACAGCCAGCTCGAGTGCCCGCTCTGCAGGAAGACCAACTTCATCGCCGAGGGCGCCGTCAACCTGCCCGGCAACACCACCCTGGCCGAGGTGGTGAAGCTGTTCAGGTCGCAGCACGGCGCCAGCGGCGGCAGTTGGCAGGAGCGATGCGAGGAGCTGGAGGAGGGCCCGGGCCCGGGCCCGGGAGCCGAGACCCCGGGCGCCGGGCGTGCGACCTGCGAGCGCCACCCACCCAGGAGCCTGCTGCTCTTCTGCAAGGTCTGCAAACAAGTGGCGTGCGGCCAGTGCGTGTCCGAGCACCACCGCGGCGTCTTCCACTCTGTCAACTTGATTGACATCATCTACCAGGAGGAAAAG cttgaTTACTTTAACAACCTGAGAGAACTGAGACAGCTGAGTGAGAGACTAAAGGCTGAAGTTGCTGATAAGCCTTCGGATATGGAG CTCATTTTGGAGTATGAGAAAGAAATTGTTATGAACAAGTTCGATGAGATTTCAGAGAAATTGGAATTGAAAAGAAAGCAATTGTTGGAAAAGATTGAAAAACAGATTGAAAGCAAGAAGGCTGAACGCAAAGCTAGCCTGGCAAGAAAACAAACGCAGAAGGACGCAGTCGAGAAGTATTTGAAAGAATGTGAACAGCTGGTGAATGAATGCAATCCTGTAAATTTTCTTAAG GTGGCCTGCGACTTAAATGAAAG AGTAAGAGGCAACCTTGCTGTTCTTCTCCCTACATTGAAAACGCAAAATGAATTAGCTTGTTTGCAGCCCAGTCAGTTTCACATAGAACCAGTTCTGGATAGCATCTCTGCGCTTCAGTTGGACAAAGGTACAACAGAACTAAATTGTGCTTCAG CGCTACCCACAGACACTGGCAACACCACAAGTCAGATAGACGCAGATGGTTACAGATTTAAAACTCCTTTGAAAATGTGGAAACAGCCCAAGGACTTTGACAAACCAAAATTTTCT CCAAAAACTGTCTTTGACCTGCTTGATGGCCAGGAAAATCGCCATTGGTGTCTTACTGCAAAATCTGAATATCAGGACATGAGTCTGGAG tttcaaaataacaaaaaaggaaaagggcccgaagcaaaagtttgggccccCTGCaag GAAATGCGTTACAAATACTACCAGTCCTATAGAAAAGACTGGAACTGTTTCATGAATGAATCATATTCTGGAGATGTAAATAATGCAAACCCTTCAGCATCTTCCAGTACTTCTGTAGATAGATTGGAAAAACATGGAATAGAGCAGCATCCAGTCAAGCTGTTCAGTTTTGTTCATTCCCAtaaaaaagtgaaaaataaatgCCTTGTCAGTGATTCAAATAATTTCAAGTTCCAATTGTCTCATGATTTAGGAACCATTACCAGTAAACCATCAATTTCAAACACTGCCATTTCATTATCTAGTAGTAGTACTACAAAGTTGTCTGCTGTTGAAGTTGCACCTTCATCCTGTGATTTGGGGGCTGCTATTACTAAGTCATCTGTTTCAAACTCTCAGAGATTGTTAACAACCTTCTCAAGTTTGAGTACTGAACAAAAGAAGCAAGAGGATAATTCTGTTCAATCAACATCAGTTGAAGCTGCAGCCATCTCAAACGTTCCAACTGTTGTTAAAACTCTGCCAGCAACAAGTTTCACAGTGTCTTGTCCAGCCACTTCAGCCTTATGTACAGCATTGCCAGCTTTTGACAAAACAGATGAACACCAGATCTTCATATCACCTGAATTCAGATTTGGTGGTTCCACAGAAACAGTGTGTTCCAAATCACCATATATACAAAATGCTACCAGTAATTCTAATGTTAATACAGGACTAGTTAACGCCACAATCACTTCTGGTGCTTCACACACATCTCTATTGCCTAGTAGCTCTGCAATTGGAAAAGCTACTTCTTTGTTCGTAACCACCAAAATGGAAAATGAACAAGCTCTGCTTTTCCCAACAACTTCCAGATTTAACAAGCCATCGGAAAGCTCTTCCGCAAGCAGTACAGCCACTACTTTGACCACTGTATTTCACAATACCGCTGCTTGCAATTCATCAGATAATAAACAAACCAGCACCATCACATCAGCTTCTGACAGTGAGAAAGTCTATTCAGTTGGAACAGCACCTGTTTTTCCCTTTGCCAAAATTACAGAAGAATGTTCATCAAAAAGCTCATCCAAATCGCCTTTTAGCTTGAGTACTTTGGGGCCTTTAGGTGATCAAAACAAGGCAATACCAAAAAGCTTCCTTCTCGGTTCTGAAACTGAAAGATCCAAATCTTTATTCACCAGCTTTCCCAATGTACAAATTTCAGCCAAATCAAATACATCTTTAGGAAACCAAAATAGTTCATCGGCCGCTGATTTGATTTATGCAAGAGGTGATGCTTCTGACCTCTTCACACCTGCCCACTCTAAAAGTGATGTTTCAATATTGAATGATAAACAAGTACTGTCTTTTGATGAGGGCTCAGTTTTCAAATGTAAAATTCCAAGTACCGTCACAGCTACGTCATCTTTGCTTGCGTCTTCCTCCTCTTCGCTGTTTGCGGGCAGTTTTAAACAAGCTCAAAGCTTAACACCATCAAATCAATCTACCAGTTCCTCTGAAATTACCTCAGTTTGCTCCATGACACATTCAGCTGGTTCTATTCCTACAGCTTTCACAACCTGTTTCAGTCAACAACTCTCAGCAGCAAGTGAGCAAGAAAGCACGGTTAAGCTATTCAAAATGAAAAAGAAGGTGCCGATAGTTACTGAACCATCTAAGCATAATAATATACATTTGTCTGATTCTAAGCATGAACATTTGCCACCTGTGGTGAGTGAGCAACAAAATATTGATATAACATCAACCAATGTCAGTTTTGAAGACTGCAAAACAAAAAATACACAGGCTGAAAAGTGGTTAAGTTGTAAGCCAGTGCTACTTCAGGAGATAAAATTCGCTGGTTCTAAATGTGTAGGTTTTGGTAAAGAACTCTCTTCAGCAGTAAGTCAACACCAAACCAAAGCTGCAACCCAGGGTGTTGGAGTTGGAACTTGGAAAGTAGAGGTGTCTTCATTATCTGATGTGACAGTGAGTACAAAACAACATGGTAATGACGAAGACCCAGACCCCTTTTTACAACCTACAAACATGACACCTCTTGGAGATTCATTGGGGAAGTGTTTGAATAATATAGAAGAAAGCAGAAAAGAATCGCCTGTGTTCAGTGATCAAATCAAAGGTGTACATGAATTGCattcttctgaaaatcaaggacACACTGAAGTGCACCATAGTCCAACAACCTCTAGTGACTTTTGTGCTGTAGAACGTAAGAGCAACACAAGTGATAAAGCAGGCCTTTCATGTAGTCCAGTAACGCAGATCACTTCAGAGCCACTAAACCTTTCATCACACGGTAAAAACTTTGCATCTGTTCCACAAAGTATTGCATCTAAAAgtagtagttttgaggaagctaATAATAACACAAAAGCAGAAGCACAAACAACATCATCTGATTGTCCACTTGACACTCCCGCAGGTTTACACAATGTTTTTACTTTCGGTGCAGGTATTGGTTTCCAGTTCAAACCAGGATGCCAACTGTTTGCATCAGGGGTAAAGGAGAGTAAGGGCGATTGTGAAACTGGACCCAAACCAATGTTCCCATTCCCCCCTCCAGTTAATAACCCACCCATGTCGATAACAGAAGAAGACATTCTCTTCTCTAACCAAGCAAAGTTATATTACTTTGAAAGGACATCCTTGCAGTGGAAGGAACGGGCATTTGGAGAAATCAGAATTTTGCAACATAAAACAACAAAGCTACCTCGTCTAGTGATGTGGAACAGTTCTAATAAATGTTGTGCCAATCATTGGATCACAAGTATCCTGAAACTGAAAAATCCAAAAAACAGCAATCACAACTGGACTTGGAGTGCACTGGATTATTCAGAGAAAAAGGTTATCAGTTTAGATTTGGCTATACACTTCAAGCTAAAAGAAACTGCTCAGATGTTCAAGGAAGTTTTTGAATCAGTAAAAGACACTGAGAGGCCTGAATCAGCACAGAAAAGATGTTCAGCAGAAAATAATGCTCTGGCAAATGATTCGAAAGAGGAAGGAAATTCTTTGCAAG AAGGTGATGACAATGTGGTCGTGCTGAGTGAAGTTACACCAACTCCAGAGCAAAGAGCTCTTGCCTTAGAGTTGCATCTTCCACCAACCTTCTTTTGTTACAAGAACAAGCCAGGATATCAAAGCAGTGACGATGAAG
- the LOC140726544 gene encoding uncharacterized protein isoform X3: MEASLTCAVCLSMFENPTTLPVCSHNFCKKCILECVTKSFCSGIGLGSSNNIWRNSQLECPLCRKTNFIAEGAVNLPGNTTLAEVVKLFRSQHGASGGSWQERCEELEEGPGPGPGAETPGAGRATCERHPPRSLLLFCKVCKQVACGQCVSEHHRGVFHSVNLIDIIYQEEKLDYFNNLRELRQLSERLKAEVADKPSDMELILEYEKEIVMNKFDEISEKLELKRKQLLEKIEKQIESKKAERKASLARKQTQKDAVEKYLKECEQLVNECNPVNFLKVACDLNERVRGNLAVLLPTLKTQNELACLQPSQFHIEPVLDSISALQLDKGTTELNCASALPTDTGNTTSQIDADGYRFKTPLKMWKQPKDFDKPKFSPKTVFDLLDGQENRHWCLTAKSEYQDMSLEEMRYKYYQSYRKDWNCFMNESYSGDVNNANPSASSSTSVDRLEKHGIEQHPVKLFSFVHSHKKVKNKCLVSDSNNFKFQLSHDLGTITSKPSISNTAISLSSSSTTKLSAVEVAPSSCDLGAAITKSSVSNSQRLLTTFSSLSTEQKKQEDNSVQSTSVEAAAISNVPTVVKTLPATSFTVSCPATSALCTALPAFDKTDEHQIFISPEFRFGGSTETVCSKSPYIQNATSNSNVNTGLVNATITSGASHTSLLPSSSAIGKATSLFVTTKMENEQALLFPTTSRFNKPSESSSASSTATTLTTVFHNTAACNSSDNKQTSTITSASDSEKVYSVGTAPVFPFAKITEECSSKSSSKSPFSLSTLGPLGDQNKAIPKSFLLGSETERSKSLFTSFPNVQISAKSNTSLGNQNSSSAADLIYARGDASDLFTPAHSKSDVSILNDKQVLSFDEGSVFKCKIPSTVTATSSLLASSSSSLFAGSFKQAQSLTPSNQSTSSSEITSVCSMTHSAGSIPTAFTTCFSQQLSAASEQESTVKLFKMKKKVPIVTEPSKHNNIHLSDSKHEHLPPVVSEQQNIDITSTNVSFEDCKTKNTQAEKWLSCKPVLLQEIKFAGSKCVGFGKELSSAVSQHQTKAATQGVGVGTWKVEVSSLSDVTVSTKQHGNDEDPDPFLQPTNMTPLGDSLGKCLNNIEESRKESPVFSDQIKGVHELHSSENQGHTEVHHSPTTSSDFCAVERKSNTSDKAGLSCSPVTQITSEPLNLSSHGKNFASVPQSIASKSSSFEEANNNTKAEAQTTSSDCPLDTPAGLHNVFTFGAGIGFQFKPGCQLFASGVKESKGDCETGPKPMFPFPPPVNNPPMSITEEDILFSNQAKLYYFERTSLQWKERAFGEIRILQHKTTKLPRLVMWNSSNKCCANHWITSILKLKNPKNSNHNWTWSALDYSEKKVISLDLAIHFKLKETAQMFKEVFESVKDTERPESAQKRCSAENNALANDSKEEGNSLQEGDDNVVVLSEVTPTPEQRALALELHLPPTFFCYKNKPGYQSSDDEDENFEAAVQKLGGQLYPNQN, encoded by the exons ATGGAGGCCAGCCTGACCTGTGCAGTGTGCCTATCGATGTTTGAGAACCCCACTACTCTGCCTGTATGCTCGCACAATTTTTGCAAGAAGTGCATCTTGGAGTGTGTCACCAAGTCGTTCTGCTCCGGCATCGGGCTGGGCAGCAGCAACAACATCTGGAGAAACAGCCAGCTCGAGTGCCCGCTCTGCAGGAAGACCAACTTCATCGCCGAGGGCGCCGTCAACCTGCCCGGCAACACCACCCTGGCCGAGGTGGTGAAGCTGTTCAGGTCGCAGCACGGCGCCAGCGGCGGCAGTTGGCAGGAGCGATGCGAGGAGCTGGAGGAGGGCCCGGGCCCGGGCCCGGGAGCCGAGACCCCGGGCGCCGGGCGTGCGACCTGCGAGCGCCACCCACCCAGGAGCCTGCTGCTCTTCTGCAAGGTCTGCAAACAAGTGGCGTGCGGCCAGTGCGTGTCCGAGCACCACCGCGGCGTCTTCCACTCTGTCAACTTGATTGACATCATCTACCAGGAGGAAAAG cttgaTTACTTTAACAACCTGAGAGAACTGAGACAGCTGAGTGAGAGACTAAAGGCTGAAGTTGCTGATAAGCCTTCGGATATGGAG CTCATTTTGGAGTATGAGAAAGAAATTGTTATGAACAAGTTCGATGAGATTTCAGAGAAATTGGAATTGAAAAGAAAGCAATTGTTGGAAAAGATTGAAAAACAGATTGAAAGCAAGAAGGCTGAACGCAAAGCTAGCCTGGCAAGAAAACAAACGCAGAAGGACGCAGTCGAGAAGTATTTGAAAGAATGTGAACAGCTGGTGAATGAATGCAATCCTGTAAATTTTCTTAAG GTGGCCTGCGACTTAAATGAAAG AGTAAGAGGCAACCTTGCTGTTCTTCTCCCTACATTGAAAACGCAAAATGAATTAGCTTGTTTGCAGCCCAGTCAGTTTCACATAGAACCAGTTCTGGATAGCATCTCTGCGCTTCAGTTGGACAAAGGTACAACAGAACTAAATTGTGCTTCAG CGCTACCCACAGACACTGGCAACACCACAAGTCAGATAGACGCAGATGGTTACAGATTTAAAACTCCTTTGAAAATGTGGAAACAGCCCAAGGACTTTGACAAACCAAAATTTTCT CCAAAAACTGTCTTTGACCTGCTTGATGGCCAGGAAAATCGCCATTGGTGTCTTACTGCAAAATCTGAATATCAGGACATGAGTCTGGAG GAAATGCGTTACAAATACTACCAGTCCTATAGAAAAGACTGGAACTGTTTCATGAATGAATCATATTCTGGAGATGTAAATAATGCAAACCCTTCAGCATCTTCCAGTACTTCTGTAGATAGATTGGAAAAACATGGAATAGAGCAGCATCCAGTCAAGCTGTTCAGTTTTGTTCATTCCCAtaaaaaagtgaaaaataaatgCCTTGTCAGTGATTCAAATAATTTCAAGTTCCAATTGTCTCATGATTTAGGAACCATTACCAGTAAACCATCAATTTCAAACACTGCCATTTCATTATCTAGTAGTAGTACTACAAAGTTGTCTGCTGTTGAAGTTGCACCTTCATCCTGTGATTTGGGGGCTGCTATTACTAAGTCATCTGTTTCAAACTCTCAGAGATTGTTAACAACCTTCTCAAGTTTGAGTACTGAACAAAAGAAGCAAGAGGATAATTCTGTTCAATCAACATCAGTTGAAGCTGCAGCCATCTCAAACGTTCCAACTGTTGTTAAAACTCTGCCAGCAACAAGTTTCACAGTGTCTTGTCCAGCCACTTCAGCCTTATGTACAGCATTGCCAGCTTTTGACAAAACAGATGAACACCAGATCTTCATATCACCTGAATTCAGATTTGGTGGTTCCACAGAAACAGTGTGTTCCAAATCACCATATATACAAAATGCTACCAGTAATTCTAATGTTAATACAGGACTAGTTAACGCCACAATCACTTCTGGTGCTTCACACACATCTCTATTGCCTAGTAGCTCTGCAATTGGAAAAGCTACTTCTTTGTTCGTAACCACCAAAATGGAAAATGAACAAGCTCTGCTTTTCCCAACAACTTCCAGATTTAACAAGCCATCGGAAAGCTCTTCCGCAAGCAGTACAGCCACTACTTTGACCACTGTATTTCACAATACCGCTGCTTGCAATTCATCAGATAATAAACAAACCAGCACCATCACATCAGCTTCTGACAGTGAGAAAGTCTATTCAGTTGGAACAGCACCTGTTTTTCCCTTTGCCAAAATTACAGAAGAATGTTCATCAAAAAGCTCATCCAAATCGCCTTTTAGCTTGAGTACTTTGGGGCCTTTAGGTGATCAAAACAAGGCAATACCAAAAAGCTTCCTTCTCGGTTCTGAAACTGAAAGATCCAAATCTTTATTCACCAGCTTTCCCAATGTACAAATTTCAGCCAAATCAAATACATCTTTAGGAAACCAAAATAGTTCATCGGCCGCTGATTTGATTTATGCAAGAGGTGATGCTTCTGACCTCTTCACACCTGCCCACTCTAAAAGTGATGTTTCAATATTGAATGATAAACAAGTACTGTCTTTTGATGAGGGCTCAGTTTTCAAATGTAAAATTCCAAGTACCGTCACAGCTACGTCATCTTTGCTTGCGTCTTCCTCCTCTTCGCTGTTTGCGGGCAGTTTTAAACAAGCTCAAAGCTTAACACCATCAAATCAATCTACCAGTTCCTCTGAAATTACCTCAGTTTGCTCCATGACACATTCAGCTGGTTCTATTCCTACAGCTTTCACAACCTGTTTCAGTCAACAACTCTCAGCAGCAAGTGAGCAAGAAAGCACGGTTAAGCTATTCAAAATGAAAAAGAAGGTGCCGATAGTTACTGAACCATCTAAGCATAATAATATACATTTGTCTGATTCTAAGCATGAACATTTGCCACCTGTGGTGAGTGAGCAACAAAATATTGATATAACATCAACCAATGTCAGTTTTGAAGACTGCAAAACAAAAAATACACAGGCTGAAAAGTGGTTAAGTTGTAAGCCAGTGCTACTTCAGGAGATAAAATTCGCTGGTTCTAAATGTGTAGGTTTTGGTAAAGAACTCTCTTCAGCAGTAAGTCAACACCAAACCAAAGCTGCAACCCAGGGTGTTGGAGTTGGAACTTGGAAAGTAGAGGTGTCTTCATTATCTGATGTGACAGTGAGTACAAAACAACATGGTAATGACGAAGACCCAGACCCCTTTTTACAACCTACAAACATGACACCTCTTGGAGATTCATTGGGGAAGTGTTTGAATAATATAGAAGAAAGCAGAAAAGAATCGCCTGTGTTCAGTGATCAAATCAAAGGTGTACATGAATTGCattcttctgaaaatcaaggacACACTGAAGTGCACCATAGTCCAACAACCTCTAGTGACTTTTGTGCTGTAGAACGTAAGAGCAACACAAGTGATAAAGCAGGCCTTTCATGTAGTCCAGTAACGCAGATCACTTCAGAGCCACTAAACCTTTCATCACACGGTAAAAACTTTGCATCTGTTCCACAAAGTATTGCATCTAAAAgtagtagttttgaggaagctaATAATAACACAAAAGCAGAAGCACAAACAACATCATCTGATTGTCCACTTGACACTCCCGCAGGTTTACACAATGTTTTTACTTTCGGTGCAGGTATTGGTTTCCAGTTCAAACCAGGATGCCAACTGTTTGCATCAGGGGTAAAGGAGAGTAAGGGCGATTGTGAAACTGGACCCAAACCAATGTTCCCATTCCCCCCTCCAGTTAATAACCCACCCATGTCGATAACAGAAGAAGACATTCTCTTCTCTAACCAAGCAAAGTTATATTACTTTGAAAGGACATCCTTGCAGTGGAAGGAACGGGCATTTGGAGAAATCAGAATTTTGCAACATAAAACAACAAAGCTACCTCGTCTAGTGATGTGGAACAGTTCTAATAAATGTTGTGCCAATCATTGGATCACAAGTATCCTGAAACTGAAAAATCCAAAAAACAGCAATCACAACTGGACTTGGAGTGCACTGGATTATTCAGAGAAAAAGGTTATCAGTTTAGATTTGGCTATACACTTCAAGCTAAAAGAAACTGCTCAGATGTTCAAGGAAGTTTTTGAATCAGTAAAAGACACTGAGAGGCCTGAATCAGCACAGAAAAGATGTTCAGCAGAAAATAATGCTCTGGCAAATGATTCGAAAGAGGAAGGAAATTCTTTGCAAG AAGGTGATGACAATGTGGTCGTGCTGAGTGAAGTTACACCAACTCCAGAGCAAAGAGCTCTTGCCTTAGAGTTGCATCTTCCACCAACCTTCTTTTGTTACAAGAACAAGCCAGGATATCAAAGCAGTGACGATGAAG